One stretch of Rhipicephalus sanguineus isolate Rsan-2018 chromosome 10, BIME_Rsan_1.4, whole genome shotgun sequence DNA includes these proteins:
- the LOC119372171 gene encoding zinc finger protein 808-like — protein MSPVSLGCAKFAAAACERQYLEKEKKPKPQPAASESQSHVSKKATGVKNEKPAQTVEDDFKISYRCESCDTLFPKKHDLEWHLREHTGVRPLPCGLCPMKFLNGRLLAAHHTRHHGLGSKWKRCGCD, from the exons ATGTCGCCTGTAAGTCTGGGCTGTGCTAAGTTCGCTGCTGCTGCTT GTGAACGGCAGTACCTCGAGAAGGAAAAGAAGCCAAAGCCACAGCCGGCTGCTAGCGAGAGCCAGTCACACGTCAGCAAAAAGGCTACAGGCGTCAAGAACGAGAAGCCGGCCCAGACCGTGGAGGACGACTTCAAGATCTCCTACCGCTGCGAGTCGTGCGACACGTTGTTCCCGAAGAAGCACGACCTGGAGTGGCAC CTGCGCGAGCACACGGGCGTGCGCCCTCTGCCGTGCGGCCTGTGCCCCATGAAGTTCCTCAACGGACGACTGCTGGCAGCCCACCACACCAGACACCACGGGCTGGGCTCCAAGTGGAAACGCTGCGGCTGCGACTGA